In the genome of Burkholderia sp. PAMC 26561, the window GCTTGCACGCGAGAATTTAGACCCCTTCGTGCAAACACCAGCCAGTCGTCGATAGCCAGCGAAGCCGCTTTTTTTGGTTTCCGGCGAGTGCTTGTCAAAAGCACGGTCAACAAGGCAAAAAGCACGTTTTCGCAATGAAAACGTGCTTTTTTGTCAGCTTCAGCGTGATGAACGCAAGACCTTCCGATCAGACGCTTTCGAGACCCAGCGCCGCGATACCCGCCTTCGCCACCGCAGCATCCTGATCCGACTTCACGCCCGAAACGCCAACCGCACCAACGATGTCCGCGCCGACCAGGATCGGCACGCCGCCCTCGAGCATCGCTGTCATATGCGCGCTCAGGAACGCTACGCGACCCTGTTTGATCATGTCTTCGTAGAGTTTCGTTTCTCGCCGGCCGACTGCCGCCGTGCGCGCCTTGCCCGTCGCCATTTCGGCCGTGCTCGGACCCGCGCCCTCAAGCCGGTGAAGATGCAGCAGGTGACCGCCGTCATCGACCACAGCAATCGTCACGTTCCACTTGTTCGCAAGCGCATGCGCTTCAGCAGCGGCCGCGATGATCTTTACGTCTTCATCGGTCAATACAGGTTTCGTTTTCATTGAGTCACCTCCAGGGTTGTAGTTGTG includes:
- a CDS encoding GlcG/HbpS family heme-binding protein is translated as MKTKPVLTDEDVKIIAAAAEAHALANKWNVTIAVVDDGGHLLHLHRLEGAGPSTAEMATGKARTAAVGRRETKLYEDMIKQGRVAFLSAHMTAMLEGGVPILVGADIVGAVGVSGVKSDQDAAVAKAGIAALGLESV